One Glutamicibacter mishrai genomic window carries:
- the ureC gene encoding urease subunit alpha, which produces MSFDMTRKQYSEMYGPTTGDAIRLADTDLFLEIEHDYTTYGEEVVFGGGKVIRDGMGQNGRLTRDQDIPDTVITNVVVLDYSGIYKADVALRDGHIFKIGKAGNPDISDGVDITIGAATEVIAGEHKILTAGAIDTHIHFVSPGQVEAALANGTTTMIGGGTGPAEGTKATSLTPGAWHIARMLQSVENLPMNIGFLGKGHASDEAPLVEQIKAGAIGLKIHEDWGATTSSIDTSLKVADKFDVQVAIHTDTLNECGFVEDTIEAIAGRVIHTFHTEGAGGGHAPDIIRMAGLPNVIPASTNPTLPYTGNTVDEHLDMLMVCHHLNPDIPEDVAFADSRIRPETIAAEDVLHDIGVFSITSSDSQAMGRVGEVVLRTWQVADSMKRQRGKLAGDPEIGDNERLKRYVAKYTINPAIAHGIAESIGSVEEGKFADLVLWDPAFFGVKPELIIKGGMIVQSIMGDSNASIPTPQPRTMRPSFGSMGSAVFESSITFMSQAAIEEGVPAQLGLRKVIRPCKGIRGLAKADLKHNGNTPEIKVDAETYQVFVDGELATCEPASELPMTQRYFLF; this is translated from the coding sequence ATGAGCTTCGACATGACCCGCAAGCAGTATTCAGAAATGTATGGCCCTACCACTGGCGATGCTATTCGGTTGGCTGATACTGACCTGTTTTTGGAAATCGAACACGACTACACCACGTATGGCGAAGAAGTCGTCTTCGGCGGAGGAAAAGTCATCCGAGACGGCATGGGGCAAAATGGCCGATTGACCAGAGACCAGGACATCCCCGATACCGTCATCACCAACGTGGTGGTCTTGGACTATTCCGGGATTTACAAAGCCGACGTCGCCCTGCGCGATGGGCATATTTTCAAAATCGGCAAGGCCGGCAATCCGGACATTTCCGATGGCGTTGACATAACTATTGGCGCAGCCACTGAAGTCATCGCTGGCGAACATAAGATTCTCACCGCAGGTGCCATCGATACACACATTCACTTCGTCTCGCCAGGCCAAGTCGAAGCTGCCCTGGCAAACGGCACGACTACCATGATTGGCGGCGGAACAGGCCCAGCCGAGGGAACCAAGGCGACGAGTCTGACTCCAGGCGCCTGGCATATTGCACGCATGCTTCAATCGGTAGAAAATCTACCGATGAACATCGGCTTCCTTGGCAAGGGACACGCAAGCGACGAGGCACCCCTGGTTGAACAGATCAAGGCCGGTGCAATCGGCCTGAAAATCCACGAAGACTGGGGAGCTACCACCTCTTCAATCGATACCTCCTTGAAAGTCGCCGACAAGTTCGACGTCCAGGTAGCCATCCATACGGATACCTTGAACGAATGCGGATTCGTAGAAGACACCATCGAGGCCATTGCCGGACGAGTCATCCACACCTTCCACACTGAAGGTGCCGGTGGCGGCCATGCGCCAGACATCATCCGCATGGCCGGGTTGCCCAATGTCATCCCTGCCTCCACAAACCCGACGTTGCCTTATACCGGCAATACGGTTGACGAACACCTCGACATGCTGATGGTCTGCCATCACTTGAACCCCGACATCCCGGAAGACGTGGCATTCGCTGATTCACGAATTCGTCCGGAGACCATTGCCGCCGAAGATGTCTTGCACGATATTGGAGTCTTTTCGATTACCTCGTCTGATTCCCAGGCCATGGGCCGAGTCGGCGAAGTGGTGCTGCGTACCTGGCAGGTCGCCGATTCCATGAAGCGCCAACGCGGGAAGTTGGCTGGTGATCCTGAAATCGGCGACAACGAACGCCTGAAACGCTACGTTGCCAAATACACGATCAACCCGGCCATCGCCCACGGCATCGCGGAATCCATCGGCAGCGTAGAAGAAGGCAAATTTGCCGACCTCGTCTTGTGGGATCCTGCCTTCTTCGGAGTCAAGCCAGAGCTGATTATCAAGGGCGGCATGATCGTCCAGTCAATCATGGGTGACTCGAACGCTTCGATTCCGACTCCTCAGCCACGAACCATGCGCCCGAGCTTCGGATCAATGGGTAGTGCCGTTTTTGAAAGCTCAATTACTTTCATGTCCCAGGCTGCTATCGAGGAGGGAGTCCCAGCGCAACTTGGCCTTCGCAAAGTCATCCGCCCATGCAAGGGCATTCGCGGGCTGGCCAAAGCAGATCTCAAGCACAACGGCAATACGCCGGAGATCAAGGTCGACGCCGAAACCTACCAAGTGTTTGTCGACGGTGAATTGGCTACCTGCGAGCCCGCTAGCGAACTGCCGATGACACAGCGATACTTCCTGTTCTAA
- a CDS encoding urease subunit beta, whose product MIPGEYVLRSDPIACNQTQKTLELKLVNRGDRPVQVGSHFHFAEVNPKLEFDRDAARGFRLDIPAGTAVRFEPGDARTVNLVEFSGARQVHGFRNHVAGPLDSAATNDQEQQS is encoded by the coding sequence ATGATTCCGGGAGAGTACGTTCTTCGCAGCGACCCCATCGCCTGCAACCAGACGCAGAAGACACTTGAGCTGAAACTCGTTAATCGTGGTGACCGTCCGGTACAGGTCGGTTCCCACTTTCACTTCGCCGAGGTCAACCCAAAACTTGAATTCGATCGCGATGCCGCACGAGGATTCCGCCTCGATATCCCGGCGGGGACCGCGGTCCGCTTTGAACCGGGCGACGCCCGAACCGTGAACCTAGTTGAATTTTCCGGTGCCCGCCAGGTCCATGGCTTCCGCAACCACGTTGCAGGCCCGTTGGACAGCGCTGCCACCAATGACCAGGAGCAACAGTCATGA
- a CDS encoding urease subunit gamma has translation MHLTPREQEKLMIVVAADLARRRQERGLKLNYPESIAIITYELIEGARDGRSVADLMSYGTTILSREDVMEGIAEMIHDVQVEATFPDGTKLVTVHNPIR, from the coding sequence ATGCATTTAACGCCGAGGGAGCAAGAAAAGCTCATGATCGTCGTAGCCGCGGATCTGGCGCGGCGCCGCCAGGAGCGGGGGCTGAAACTCAACTATCCGGAATCCATCGCCATCATTACCTATGAGTTGATTGAAGGCGCGCGTGACGGTCGCTCTGTGGCCGACCTGATGAGCTACGGGACCACGATCCTGAGCCGCGAAGACGTGATGGAAGGGATCGCAGAAATGATCCACGACGTCCAGGTTGAAGCAACCTTCCCTGACGGAACCAAGCTCGTCACGGTCCACAACCCAATTCGCTAG
- a CDS encoding FAD-binding protein yields MRTEQQITTSVLVIGTGGSGLRAAIELAELGTDVLAVGKRPKHDAHTSLAAGGINAALATMDEEDSWQQHAADTIKESYYLADPRTVQVVAQGAQRGIEDLERYGMNFAREEDGRISQRFFGAHKFRRTAFAGDYTGLEIQRTLIRRAEQLKIPVLDTVYITELLVAEGQIFGAYGFDINAGTGYLIHADAVILAAGGHNRIWRRSSSRRDENTGDSFRLAVEAGARLRDAELVQFHPSGIIEPESVAGTLISEAARGEGGFLTNALGERFMQRYDPERMELSTRDRVALAAYTEISEGRGTDKGGVWLDVSHLPRETIMSRLPRVYQTMLEEQMLDITHNKIEIAPTAHYSMGGVWVDPLTHATEVPGLYAIGEASSGLHGANRLGGNSLIELLVFGRIVGQETANYSRSLTSHRRSQAAIDHARNAVQSLVSSDGQENVRSLQRAVRDLMTAHAGVVRNEDGLKRGLEKLSEIEQRMKNIGIHPDIAGYQDLCHAFDLKSSVLAARATLESALERKETRGCHNRSDYPLTDPELQVNLVWSPQGIVREPLPQAPEEIASLITEVSQIGKLVE; encoded by the coding sequence ATGAGAACAGAACAGCAGATAACCACATCAGTACTCGTCATCGGAACCGGCGGTTCGGGGCTGCGAGCAGCCATCGAACTGGCCGAATTGGGAACCGATGTCCTGGCCGTGGGCAAGCGTCCAAAACATGATGCTCACACCTCGCTCGCCGCAGGAGGTATCAACGCCGCATTGGCAACGATGGACGAAGAGGACAGCTGGCAGCAGCATGCTGCCGACACCATCAAAGAAAGCTACTACCTGGCGGACCCGCGAACCGTGCAAGTTGTCGCCCAGGGAGCGCAGCGAGGCATCGAGGACCTGGAACGCTACGGCATGAACTTTGCCCGTGAAGAAGACGGACGCATTTCACAACGATTCTTTGGAGCGCACAAGTTCCGTCGAACAGCTTTCGCCGGAGACTACACGGGACTTGAAATTCAAAGGACCTTGATCCGTCGTGCAGAACAGCTCAAAATTCCGGTCCTCGACACTGTCTACATCACCGAATTGCTCGTTGCCGAAGGACAGATCTTTGGCGCCTACGGTTTTGACATCAATGCTGGCACCGGATACCTCATCCACGCCGATGCAGTCATCCTGGCTGCTGGAGGACATAACCGCATCTGGCGGCGCAGCAGCTCCCGGCGCGATGAAAATACCGGCGATTCCTTCCGCCTGGCAGTGGAAGCAGGTGCAAGGCTGCGTGACGCGGAGCTTGTCCAGTTCCACCCCTCCGGCATCATCGAGCCAGAGTCCGTTGCAGGCACCTTGATTTCTGAGGCGGCCCGCGGCGAAGGCGGGTTCCTGACCAACGCATTGGGCGAGCGCTTCATGCAACGCTACGATCCGGAGCGCATGGAACTGTCAACCAGGGATCGTGTGGCTCTGGCGGCCTACACCGAAATCAGCGAAGGCCGGGGTACTGACAAAGGCGGTGTATGGCTGGATGTATCCCACCTGCCTCGCGAAACCATCATGTCTCGGCTACCGCGGGTCTATCAGACCATGCTGGAAGAACAGATGCTCGACATCACCCACAATAAAATCGAGATTGCTCCAACCGCGCATTACTCCATGGGCGGTGTTTGGGTGGATCCGCTCACGCACGCAACCGAAGTGCCGGGCTTGTATGCGATTGGCGAGGCTTCATCGGGATTGCACGGAGCCAACCGGCTTGGCGGAAACTCACTGATTGAGCTCTTGGTATTCGGCCGTATCGTAGGGCAGGAAACCGCAAACTATTCACGATCGCTCACTTCCCATCGACGCTCGCAAGCTGCCATTGATCACGCACGCAACGCAGTGCAATCCCTGGTTTCCTCGGACGGGCAGGAGAACGTGCGCAGCTTGCAACGAGCAGTACGTGACCTGATGACTGCTCATGCTGGCGTAGTCCGCAACGAGGATGGGCTCAAGCGCGGCTTGGAGAAATTGTCCGAGATAGAACAGAGAATGAAGAATATAGGCATTCACCCGGATATCGCCGGCTACCAGGATCTATGCCATGCGTTTGATCTGAAATCATCGGTTCTCGCAGCCCGAGCGACTTTGGAATCCGCCTTGGAACGAAAAGAAACGCGTGGCTGCCATAACCGTAGCGATTATCCGCTGACTGATCCCGAGCTCCAGGTGAACCTGGTGTGGTCTCCACAGGGAATCGTCCGTGAGCCACTCCCTCAGGCGCCGGAAGAGATCGCCTCGCTGATTACCGAAGTATCCCAGATTGGCAAACTCGTCGAGTAA
- a CDS encoding LysR family transcriptional regulator: protein MNLEQLRGFITIAEVGHFTRAAELLHLAQPSLSRQISTLEQELGSELFHRARGNISLTAAGQTLLPRARRMLADEETIRSEMADLAGLRRGRVRLGAPPTLCVSLVAEVLEAFHNHYPGVQLQIFEAGSHRLLEQLSGGELDLALIVTSEHAVNDQHLQNRPLLEEQLVVIDSLDRPRLPNTTELDLRTLAPVPQLAFSHSYDLRASTMQAYKNAGIAPNIVVEGGEMDAVLRFVERGLGVAVVPATVALETPGVRAMPLRDPQLSRTVGLAHRRDVSLTRASTAMHELIEKTAITLAARHEQITALL from the coding sequence ATGAATCTAGAGCAGTTGAGGGGCTTTATCACGATTGCCGAAGTGGGCCACTTCACTCGCGCGGCAGAGCTTTTGCACCTTGCGCAGCCTTCGCTGAGCCGTCAGATTTCCACCCTGGAACAAGAACTGGGTTCCGAGCTCTTCCACCGTGCTCGAGGAAATATCTCACTCACTGCGGCGGGCCAAACACTGCTTCCGCGTGCCAGGCGCATGCTTGCCGATGAAGAGACCATCAGAAGCGAAATGGCGGATTTGGCAGGACTGCGGCGTGGCCGGGTTCGCCTCGGAGCACCGCCCACCCTTTGCGTTTCACTGGTTGCCGAAGTGCTGGAGGCCTTCCACAACCACTACCCCGGCGTTCAGCTGCAGATCTTCGAAGCCGGGTCGCATCGACTGCTGGAGCAATTGAGCGGCGGCGAACTGGACCTTGCACTGATCGTCACGTCGGAACACGCAGTGAACGACCAGCACTTGCAAAATCGCCCACTGTTGGAAGAGCAACTCGTGGTAATCGACTCGCTAGACCGTCCGCGCTTGCCAAATACCACTGAACTGGATCTCCGCACACTGGCTCCTGTGCCGCAATTGGCTTTCTCCCACAGCTACGACCTCAGAGCCAGCACCATGCAGGCTTACAAGAACGCAGGCATTGCGCCGAATATCGTTGTTGAGGGCGGCGAAATGGACGCCGTATTGCGCTTTGTCGAGCGCGGTTTAGGGGTCGCTGTGGTACCGGCTACCGTGGCATTGGAGACCCCGGGAGTTCGCGCGATGCCCTTACGCGACCCGCAGCTTTCCCGCACAGTCGGATTGGCTCACCGGCGCGATGTGTCGTTGACTCGTGCATCCACGGCCATGCATGAGTTGATCGAAAAGACAGCGATCACTCTTGCTGCTCGGCATGAGCAAATTACTGCGCTACTTTAA
- a CDS encoding pentapeptide repeat-containing protein produces the protein MAPKIRTFTLPELAAGYAGDLSGGEYVELLRFANIDDPVQADDARAEECLFTSVALENLRNARLLQCELEQINAPSLNAAGAFFNDVRVEHSRFGSADFAEAELDGVVFENCKFGWLNLRQAKVRDVVFRHCQFEEIDFGGQIQRVEFIDSRSTVINCAGAQLRDVDLQGLDFTQADGLENMRGARINTLQLSLLAEDMAKHLGIKVAQ, from the coding sequence ATGGCCCCCAAAATCCGCACCTTCACTTTGCCTGAATTGGCAGCCGGATATGCGGGGGATCTCAGCGGTGGAGAATACGTCGAGCTGTTGCGCTTTGCGAATATCGATGATCCTGTCCAGGCGGATGATGCCCGTGCGGAAGAGTGCCTGTTTACTTCGGTGGCGCTCGAAAATCTGCGAAACGCCCGGCTCCTGCAATGCGAATTGGAGCAAATCAATGCCCCTTCGCTGAACGCGGCTGGCGCATTCTTCAATGACGTGCGCGTGGAACACAGCAGATTCGGTTCAGCCGACTTTGCAGAAGCCGAGTTGGACGGCGTCGTTTTCGAGAACTGCAAATTCGGGTGGCTGAACCTGCGCCAGGCCAAAGTCCGGGACGTGGTCTTCCGCCATTGCCAATTCGAGGAGATCGACTTTGGCGGTCAAATTCAACGCGTGGAATTCATTGACTCAAGGTCTACCGTCATCAACTGCGCAGGGGCGCAACTTCGAGATGTCGACTTGCAAGGGCTGGACTTCACCCAGGCGGACGGGCTGGAAAATATGCGCGGCGCTCGCATCAACACCCTGCAGTTGAGCCTGTTGGCAGAGGACATGGCGAAACATCTGGGGATTAAAGTAGCGCAGTAA
- a CDS encoding VOC family protein — translation MQKLTVNLWMQGTAEEAGEFYASALPEAKSEIESRYPTEGLLDFQQPFAGKALTVSVWVRGTKITLINAGGEFSPNASISMILSFNSDERDALDATWAALSEGGNVLMPLDAYPFSTRYGWVSDKYGVSWQLMESTEPVQDAARVMPSLMFGGAAQNRAAEAIAYYSVVLGAKLDSAFPYGQAIEVATAESLMFAQFSLGDDLVAAMDSGVAQDFSFTPGVSLEWPCEGQEEIDRVWDALSAVPEAEACGWLTDKFGVSWQIVPSNMGELMERPGAFEHMLGMKKLVIDEF, via the coding sequence ATGCAAAAGCTCACCGTCAATCTTTGGATGCAGGGAACAGCTGAGGAAGCTGGAGAGTTCTATGCCTCAGCGCTGCCGGAGGCCAAATCAGAAATTGAATCACGCTATCCCACCGAAGGACTGCTCGATTTTCAACAGCCGTTTGCTGGCAAGGCACTGACTGTTTCGGTCTGGGTTCGCGGAACGAAGATCACGCTGATCAACGCCGGTGGCGAGTTTTCTCCGAACGCCTCGATTTCCATGATCCTCAGCTTCAACAGCGACGAACGTGACGCCCTTGATGCTACCTGGGCGGCATTGTCGGAAGGCGGAAACGTGCTGATGCCTTTGGATGCGTATCCGTTCAGCACACGTTATGGCTGGGTCAGCGACAAGTACGGAGTTTCCTGGCAGCTGATGGAGTCCACCGAGCCGGTGCAAGACGCGGCCCGGGTCATGCCGTCGTTGATGTTTGGCGGCGCCGCCCAGAACCGCGCCGCTGAAGCTATTGCGTACTACTCAGTAGTGCTCGGGGCCAAGCTTGACAGTGCGTTCCCTTATGGGCAGGCAATCGAAGTTGCTACAGCAGAATCGTTGATGTTTGCCCAATTCTCCTTGGGTGACGATCTCGTGGCAGCCATGGATTCCGGCGTTGCACAAGACTTCTCTTTCACTCCAGGGGTTTCCTTGGAATGGCCTTGTGAAGGCCAAGAAGAGATTGATCGGGTTTGGGATGCGCTCTCGGCCGTCCCGGAAGCCGAAGCCTGCGGGTGGCTTACGGATAAGTTCGGTGTCAGCTGGCAAATCGTGCCATCGAATATGGGTGAGCTCATGGAGCGTCCTGGAGCTTTCGAGCACATGCTGGGCATGAAGAAACTGGTGATTGACGAGTTCTAA
- a CDS encoding SDR family NAD(P)-dependent oxidoreductase: protein MAKVPLDSVAGLHVLVTGAAQGMGFLFAKQACLEGAARVILWDIDKPKLEKALAELRLLEANVEAQVVDLADPAQIQRYAQSAVDSGGVDVLVNNAGVITGTSFDRHQASQITATMHINALAPMYLTHALLPQLRRSGHGRVLTMASAAALVSNPNMSVYAASKAAALSWSDSLRLELEADDSIAVSTICPTYISTGMFAGARSMLFTPIMEPQRVVDRAWRAMLAAQPLVLMPWTSKLGQFLRGVLPRPAWDFVADKVIGVYHSMDDFIGRENGEEPSGEVGLKVH from the coding sequence ATGGCAAAAGTTCCACTAGATTCGGTAGCTGGTTTGCATGTCTTGGTCACCGGCGCAGCGCAGGGAATGGGATTTCTTTTCGCAAAACAAGCCTGTCTGGAAGGCGCAGCCCGAGTAATCCTCTGGGATATAGATAAGCCCAAGCTGGAAAAAGCGCTAGCGGAATTGCGCTTGCTGGAAGCCAATGTAGAGGCGCAGGTAGTGGACCTCGCGGACCCAGCACAAATCCAGCGGTACGCGCAGAGCGCCGTGGACAGCGGTGGCGTGGATGTCCTTGTCAATAATGCGGGAGTCATCACTGGAACGTCATTTGACCGGCACCAGGCCTCGCAGATTACCGCCACGATGCACATCAATGCGCTAGCTCCAATGTATCTGACCCATGCCTTGCTGCCTCAGCTGCGGCGAAGCGGCCATGGGCGCGTGCTCACCATGGCCTCTGCTGCGGCCCTGGTGTCGAATCCGAACATGAGCGTATACGCGGCATCCAAAGCCGCCGCGCTTTCATGGAGCGATTCCCTGCGCCTGGAACTGGAAGCTGATGACTCGATTGCGGTCAGCACTATTTGCCCCACATACATTTCAACCGGCATGTTCGCCGGCGCCCGGTCCATGCTGTTCACACCGATCATGGAACCTCAAAGGGTTGTCGATCGGGCATGGCGAGCCATGCTCGCCGCTCAGCCTTTGGTGCTCATGCCATGGACCAGCAAACTGGGACAGTTTCTGCGCGGTGTTCTGCCTCGTCCTGCTTGGGATTTCGTGGCGGACAAGGTTATCGGCGTTTACCATTCGATGGATGACTTTATCGGCCGGGAAAACGGCGAAGAACCTAGCGGTGAAGTCGGACTAAAAGTTCACTGA
- a CDS encoding Lrp/AsnC family transcriptional regulator gives MRIDRLDADLIELLTDSPMLPVMECARRLGVARGTVSSRLARLHEAGVIRGIIPRVEPSGFGYSLVAFCQVEIIQRYGHAPVASALEESIPEIVDMYTVTGSSDLQLRVVARTAEDLQDIFDRINRVDGVARTSSSFALHEHFQGRTLPLVAACANEESERVKAIQND, from the coding sequence GTGCGCATTGACCGCCTTGACGCGGACCTCATCGAACTGCTCACCGACTCCCCCATGCTGCCGGTGATGGAATGCGCGCGACGCCTTGGTGTAGCCCGTGGCACTGTGAGCAGCCGCCTGGCTCGCCTACACGAGGCTGGGGTCATTCGCGGGATCATTCCACGGGTTGAGCCTTCCGGCTTCGGTTACTCACTCGTCGCGTTTTGCCAGGTTGAAATCATCCAACGCTATGGCCATGCCCCGGTTGCGTCCGCGCTAGAGGAATCTATTCCTGAAATCGTTGACATGTATACCGTGACGGGTAGTTCTGATTTGCAGCTGCGGGTTGTCGCGCGAACCGCGGAGGATCTCCAAGACATTTTTGACCGGATCAATCGCGTCGACGGCGTCGCCAGGACATCCTCCTCTTTTGCCTTGCACGAGCATTTTCAAGGAAGAACGCTGCCGCTTGTTGCAGCATGCGCTAATGAAGAGTCAGAACGGGTCAAGGCTATACAGAATGACTAG
- the hisC gene encoding histidinol-phosphate transaminase, producing the protein MTLHQRPSLQDVPAYKQGKPAPAGASKLSSNESPHAPLPSVISSIQEGLGSIHRYPSIAAPQLTGALAEQFGIAPEHITLGAGSVEVAAQIIHAVAAEGDEVMYAWRSFEAYPSLVRIAGATPVEVPLDAESRHDLPAMLEAITEKTRLIFICNPNNPTGTVVEAEALDQFINAVPHDVLVVVDEAYVHFDRSAVRADGIELFRKYPHVAVLHTFSKAYGLAGLRVGYAISPLEVAANLRKVAVPFGVSDLAQRAAVASLAAIDELAVRIEEVVAQRERMYESLAQAGYPVVKSQANFVWVDAGEDTMKLEEQLAAGGVVVRAFPGDGLRISSGTEEDVDRVLAALPALASAEAATA; encoded by the coding sequence ATGACCCTACACCAGCGCCCTTCCTTGCAGGACGTTCCCGCTTACAAGCAGGGCAAGCCCGCACCCGCTGGAGCTTCAAAACTCTCATCTAATGAATCGCCACATGCACCTTTGCCTTCGGTGATCTCCAGCATTCAGGAGGGTCTGGGAAGCATCCATCGTTATCCAAGCATTGCCGCTCCTCAACTTACCGGCGCACTGGCCGAGCAGTTCGGCATTGCCCCGGAACATATCACTTTGGGTGCTGGTTCGGTTGAAGTCGCTGCGCAGATCATTCACGCAGTGGCGGCCGAGGGCGATGAAGTGATGTATGCGTGGCGTTCCTTCGAGGCGTACCCATCTCTCGTACGCATCGCCGGCGCTACTCCGGTCGAGGTCCCCCTGGATGCCGAGTCCCGCCACGATCTGCCGGCCATGCTGGAGGCCATTACCGAGAAAACCCGGCTCATCTTCATCTGCAACCCGAACAATCCAACGGGAACCGTTGTCGAAGCAGAAGCGCTTGACCAGTTCATCAATGCCGTACCGCATGACGTCCTGGTTGTCGTTGATGAGGCCTACGTGCACTTCGACCGTTCGGCCGTGCGTGCCGATGGCATCGAGCTGTTTCGCAAGTACCCGCACGTTGCCGTCCTGCACACTTTTTCCAAGGCTTATGGTCTTGCTGGGCTGAGAGTCGGCTACGCCATCAGCCCATTGGAAGTGGCAGCGAATCTGCGCAAGGTCGCAGTGCCCTTTGGAGTTTCCGATCTTGCCCAGCGCGCTGCCGTGGCATCGCTTGCGGCCATCGACGAGTTGGCTGTGCGCATCGAAGAGGTCGTGGCCCAGCGCGAGCGCATGTACGAATCCTTGGCTCAGGCGGGCTACCCAGTGGTGAAGTCGCAGGCTAATTTCGTCTGGGTCGATGCGGGAGAAGACACCATGAAGCTCGAGGAACAACTGGCAGCCGGCGGCGTTGTGGTCCGCGCCTTCCCGGGTGACGGCTTGCGCATCTCCTCCGGTACCGAAGAAGACGTTGATCGCGTGCTCGCAGCCTTGCCGGCGTTGGCATCAGCAGAGGCGGCCACCGCATGA